The following is a genomic window from Neofelis nebulosa isolate mNeoNeb1 chromosome 12, mNeoNeb1.pri, whole genome shotgun sequence.
ATCACAGGCACATCGGATTGTCTTCAAACGCCTCTCTAGACCTTCTCTCCTTCGCTCAACAACTCTTGCCTCTGGCAGGTGCCAGATGGGAGGGATTTCCAAGGGCGCgcggtgggggcaggaggccGAGGCACCATGCCAGCGCCGGGACCCGCACACCTCCTCAGAAAGGGCTTTTCCAGAATCAGGAAGACATCAGGCCTCCAATATGCGACTCGGGGTTGTGGAGGTTCACATGTATGGCCTTACAGGAAGATGCCTAAGTGGCTCCAGGTTTGGGTTCCTTCCTGATAGATTCCACTTCCCTGATATTAACAGAGTTCTTGATCCAAGAATCTCAGGTGCGTGCGAGTATCCCCTCTTTAACGGATTAGAAAATTAAAGGTCACTGAGGCCATCCAGGCGGAAGCTGGAAGGAGCTGGCATGGCAGCCTGAAGAGCCAGGAGCTCCTGGGGACAGAGAATAAGGAATTGTCCCCACCACCCGTCGGGGCGTGTGGGCATCCACTCAGCGTTGGGGAGAGGCGAGAGCCAGGCCAAGCCGGAGGCAGCCCTGGTCCGATCCGAGTCCAGGGCGGCTGGGCGGCGCCCGGGGTCCGAGTCACCTCCACCGCCCGGTGCTAGCGCAGCGGCCAGCCAGGGCGCCCTATGGGCGGAGCTCGGACGGCGCCCAGCGGCCGCGGACGGGATCGCAGGGCGGagcagggccgggccgggccgggccgggccgggccggacCGAGGCGGGCCCGCGGTGGGTGGCGATCAGGCTGGCCGGCAGGTCCTCGCCCTCCACCCCCCGGGGGCCGGTGTCCGGGACACCCCCGGCGCTCTCCCCGGGTCGCGCCGCGGTTCCTCCGAGCCCGCAGGGGGCGCTGTCGCCGCCGCTCGCTTTCCTGGGCGCCGCGGACCGGAAGTGCGGGGGTCACTTCCGGCGCGGAGCAGCGCGGTGGAAGGCGGGCCGGCCGGCGGGGCGCGGGGGCTGGACCTGCAGAAGCCGGGTCGAGCCCGCTGCCTCCGGAGCGCGCACAGTCGGCGTCTGGGCCTCGGCGGAAGGTGCGGCCGCCCTGCCGCGCCCGGGGCCGCCGCCATGCCGTTCCTGCACGGCTTCCGGAGGATCATCTTCGAGTACCAGCCGCTGGTGGATGCGATTCTGGGCTCCCTGGGGATCCAGGACCCTGAGCGGCAGGAGCCTCTGGACGGGTAACTAGCTTCCTTGCCGCCGACGCTGCCGCCCTTCGGTTGTCACTGCACGTGTGGCGGGGACGGGGGCGGCTGCGGCCCCGCTCCGCAGATGAAGTTGCGTTGCTTCGAGCGTGAGCTCCTGCACCTGGCTCGAATCTTGCCCTCGGCAGGATGGAGGGTGCTCGAGGCCGGCGGAGGGAGGCCTGCAGGGTGGAGTGGCGGCCGGGCCTCCGCCTCGGCGCCCCACCCTGTGCGCTGTCGGCCTGCTGCCGGTTGCAGGGGAGCAGGGTGGAGTCCGAGGGCCTCGGGTTTTACCCCAGAGCGGTGCGAACCTGAACTGTCTGTAAATGAGTTTGCATTTTACGTAGACAGGAGCGGGTGTATCCGTGAACTTGTGGGAACGGTGTCAGAGAGTGAGGCGTTCAGGGATACGTCAGCGAGCTAAACAAAACCCCCAGCCTTCCTGGTGCTTCTGCATCAGAGGAGAGAGACTGAGGATCACGAGTCAGATGTCTGCATATTCCGTGTAATAGAGAAGAGCGCAGAGGAAATGGGGAAGCCGGTGTGTGTTTCTGGGATCCTTTGGAATTTGAAACACAGCGGTTATCATGCGTCTCTCTAGGGACTTGGGTGGAAACACAGGCTTTTCTTCATCACCGCTCTGTTCACTTTGAGACTTGTTCTGAAAACACAGTGTAAGGTGTTTCCTTAACTCCAAggaagtttgggggggggggcggctttTGTAGTCCCAGAATTTTTGCTTTGTATGCATGGTGcgctcccccctccccggggctggGGAACGAGACGGATTCCTGCCCAGGCAGTAAGGATGGAACCTTGATCTCGACGACTGAAGGGTGGCGGATGGATGACGCTAAGGGAGTGGGGAGCACCGGTGGGGAGGGGAAGCCTCACTCAGAGGAGCAGGTGGCGGCCAGGGAAAGAGAGCTGCGTGCAGGTTCACGGAGCTGTCCGCGGGCCTGCGCTTTGAAAGGCTCGGCGGGTCTCGGAGGCCCGCGCTGGCCGGGCAGGTGGCGTTGGGGCTGGGGTGTGAAGGGCCACCTTCTGGGGAGTGTGGGCGGGGAAGGAGGGCCTGGCTGCGGGGGTGTTGCCTGGGCTGCTCTGGCAACTTCTGCAGCTCAGGGATGGTCCGTGCCCGGGGAAGGAGTGGTCGCAGCAGCACGGCTGTGTGAGGCTTTGTTCCCAAGCCAGGGACCAGATTCTCTGGGCACCTTGGGAGGAGGCTGGAGAAAACCCCAGTTCTTTCTCAGCAAACCCGAGGGGCCGGCTGGGGTTAAAAGATCCAGCTCGCTCTGTCTCTACCGCAAACCTTTCCCGCAGAACCAGGCCCTGCCGTGGGCGGGGGGGGAAGACCACCCACCAGCCCGGGGCAGGCGGGTCCCACAGCCGTGCCCACCCTCACCCGgtccgcccctctcctgccccaggtcCAGTTATGTTGCCGGTGAGGAGAGCCGGATCCTGGTTCTCACTGAGCTGCTGGAGAGAAAGGCCCACTCCCCGTTTTACCAGGAAGGTGTGAGCAACGCCCTGCTGAAGATGGCCGAGCTGGGGCTGACCCGGGCGGCCGATGTTCTCCTGCGCAACGGGGCCAACCTCAACTTTGAAGGTCAGCTGGAGCCCAGGGGGGCCGGGGCGGGTAGGTGGCTTGAGTGTGGCTGGGCTTTGGGGTGGGCCAGGTCTTCAGGCGCTGCTTTTCTTGTCCTCTCGGGagctgcctccctccttcctttcgcGGGGGACCACTGAGGCAGCCCGTCCCCCTGCTTCCCACCTCGGGTCCAAGAGCGAGTTTGTTGCTGCTTCCGCCGTGTGACTGATTCAGCAAACTCTCCCGGCTCCCAGCGAAATCCCTGCTTCCGTTATCGTGAAAACGCGGCTGGTGGCACCGTGCCCAGAGCGTGGGGACAGCAATTTCTGCTGCTCGTTCTGAGCCATCTCACATTTTGGCTCACgccagagggaaaggggcaaACACAGAAGCTACACTGGGTGTAAGTCATGGCAGGATCGGGTTGGCTTCTAGCTTCTAGCATCCCCGGCTGTGGAGATGGAACCGTTTTCCTCTCTGGCTTGCTCGCCGGGAGGGCGGGGTCAACCAGGAGACGTTCAGGGCTGACCTGGGACCAGATGGGGGTCTTTGAGCTGACCCATGCTGTGGCCAGGCgtgccttctcccctcccccacatctgaTGACAGGCTTAGAGGGCGCTAGGGTCCTAGGCTCCCGGAGGGCCGGCCCAAGAGCTGAGGGGCGGGGGCTGTTACCAAGTCAGTTACCCGGACACTGGCTTTGAGAACGTGGCTGTCACTACTGGGGTTGAGGAGTTGTCACTCTGGGTGTTTCTCCCAGCCACCCGAGAAGGGGCGCCCTGTCTTATGGTTCcgttttacagaagaggagagTAAAACCCAGACAGATTagctgcccccccctccccccccgccgcTGGAATGGCGCCAGGACCCTGACCGAGCTCTGACTGCAGAGCTTGCGCTCTAGTGTCTGATGAGGACGGCCGTGTCCTGACCCTGACCCCTGGTGGTGCCGGGCCCCTGGGCCACCCCAGGGGGCGGGTGTGCTGGGGCTGAGCCCGAGGCCAGGTCCTGGGGTCCCGCGAGGAGGTGGCGATAGGCAGGACTGACATCGGCCGTGTCTGTGCCTTCAGACCCCGTCACCTACTACACGGCCCTGCACATCGCTGTCCTGCGAAACCAGCCCGACATGGTGGAGCTGCTGGTGCGCCACGGGGCCGACATTAACCGGAGGGACCGGGTAAGGGCGGGGCCCAGCCTGCTCTGAAGCAGGgactgggggggggagggggcacgaGCAACCTCCCAGGCCCCCAGGCCAACTCCACTGTGCTCTCTTGCCTCAGATCCACGAGAGCAGCCCCTTGGACCTGGCCAGCGAGGAGCCGGAGCGCCTGCCCTGCCTGCAGCGCCTCCTGGACCTCGGGGCAGACGTCAACGCGGCCGACAAGCACGGTAGGTGCCCCCGGTGGGAAAGCGGGACGGCCGTGCGCCAGGTGCCTCGTGAG
Proteins encoded in this region:
- the ASB6 gene encoding ankyrin repeat and SOCS box protein 6 isoform X2, which translates into the protein MPFLHGFRRIIFEYQPLVDAILGSLGIQDPERQEPLDGSSYVAGEESRILVLTELLERKAHSPFYQEGVSNALLKMAELGLTRAADVLLRNGANLNFEDPVTYYTALHIAVLRNQPDMVELLVRHGADINRRDRERPRCCTHWPAVTGCRSTTPRTSGSYWKEGQTSRPPPRTGTPCSPASSSCSGRRWEGTRTRPR